A single genomic interval of Neisseria leonii harbors:
- a CDS encoding integration host factor subunit beta → MTKSELMVRLAEVFAEKSDAPLLAKDVEYSVKVLVDTMTRALARGQRIEIRGFGSFDLNHRPARVGRNPKTGEKVDVPEKYVPHFKPGKELRERVDKVNA, encoded by the coding sequence ATGACCAAATCCGAGTTAATGGTTCGCTTGGCCGAAGTATTTGCCGAAAAAAGCGATGCGCCCCTGCTGGCCAAAGATGTCGAGTACAGCGTCAAGGTTTTGGTGGATACCATGACCCGCGCACTGGCTCGCGGCCAGCGGATCGAAATCCGCGGTTTCGGCAGTTTCGACTTGAACCACCGTCCGGCGCGTGTCGGACGCAATCCGAAAACCGGCGAAAAGGTGGACGTACCGGAAAAATACGTACCCCATTTCAAACCGGGTAAAGAATTGCGCGAACGCGTGGATAAGGTAAATGCCTGA
- a CDS encoding sulfite exporter TauE/SafE family protein, giving the protein MISDIGFLSLFFIGFFGGTHCLGMCGPLSSAFSLQLPPNLPRFWLVVLLNLGRITGYTLIGLLLGALGQFGIALDDSRWLQNILFASANLLMLFLGLYLAGLSGLVRKIESLGRPIWRQLNPVMNRLLPIRSAPACFGVGLLWGWLPCGLVYTASLYALGSGNALQGGLTMLAFALGTLPNLLAVGWFSSQLTGIFQHRRIRFTAGLLIAAWAVWRLAVFAAGLPTAA; this is encoded by the coding sequence ATGATTAGCGACATCGGCTTCCTTTCCCTGTTTTTCATCGGCTTTTTCGGCGGGACACATTGTCTGGGCATGTGCGGCCCGCTCTCCTCTGCCTTTTCGCTGCAACTGCCGCCGAACCTGCCGCGTTTCTGGCTGGTCGTACTGCTCAACCTGGGCCGCATCACCGGCTACACATTAATCGGCCTGCTGCTGGGGGCACTCGGCCAGTTCGGCATCGCACTGGACGACAGCAGGTGGCTGCAAAACATCCTGTTTGCGTCTGCCAATCTACTGATGCTGTTTTTGGGACTCTATCTGGCCGGATTATCCGGCCTAGTTCGCAAAATCGAATCGCTGGGCAGGCCGATCTGGCGGCAGCTGAATCCTGTGATGAACCGCCTGCTGCCGATACGCAGTGCACCGGCCTGTTTCGGTGTCGGCCTATTGTGGGGCTGGCTGCCCTGCGGTTTGGTTTACACCGCATCACTGTACGCATTAGGCAGCGGCAATGCCCTGCAAGGCGGGCTGACCATGCTGGCATTTGCCTTGGGTACTTTGCCTAATCTCTTAGCCGTCGGCTGGTTTTCGTCGCAATTGACCGGCATATTTCAACACCGCCGTATCCGGTTCACTGCCGGACTGCTGATTGCCGCATGGGCAGTATGGCGCTTGGCTGTTTTTGCCGCCGGGCTTCCGACGGCAGCTTAA
- the lysM gene encoding peptidoglycan-binding protein LysM: MGLFSFIKSAGEKLFGKDEKEVEEQASVDVEALNSKAAAAIQAYIEKQNLNLANLRVQFDGASGKVTLSGEAPSQEAAEKALLAAGNVTGVADVENNLTFPAETAARYHDVVRGDTLSAIAKQYYGDANQYMKIFEANKPMLSHPDKIYVGQKLRIPA, from the coding sequence ATGGGTTTGTTCAGCTTTATCAAAAGTGCCGGTGAGAAACTGTTCGGCAAAGACGAAAAAGAAGTAGAGGAACAGGCATCGGTTGATGTCGAAGCATTAAACAGCAAGGCGGCAGCGGCGATTCAGGCTTATATCGAAAAGCAGAATCTGAATTTGGCCAACCTGCGTGTGCAGTTTGACGGTGCCAGCGGCAAAGTTACCCTCAGCGGCGAAGCGCCTTCGCAAGAAGCGGCGGAAAAAGCCCTGTTGGCTGCCGGTAATGTAACCGGTGTGGCCGATGTGGAAAACAATCTGACTTTCCCTGCCGAAACGGCCGCCCGTTATCATGATGTGGTGCGCGGCGATACTTTGTCGGCGATTGCGAAGCAGTATTACGGTGATGCCAATCAATATATGAAGATTTTCGAGGCCAACAAACCGATGCTGAGCCACCCCGATAAAATTTATGTCGGCCAGAAGCTGCGTATTCCGGCCTGA